The following are encoded in a window of uncultured Sphaerochaeta sp. genomic DNA:
- a CDS encoding XdhC/CoxI family protein has translation MDRQHYYTQLLSALKHDIVERRTIVQGPYTGDEAILQNNQVIASLGRGEHNWDDPSLLRERLSSDVHLVIFGGGHIALDLYHLAIDLALRVTIVDDRPEFCNQERFPLATCHCAPFEEVLERPQSWIRPYFIITTRGHAFDRLCLEKTLRLPHSYIGMIGSKKKVANTFDALRNANYSEAELASVKAPIGLDIGAVTSSEIALSILAQVISEYRKKEQAVRIDEQLLARQATGERHILVRVVEKHGSTPCEVGFQLALFADRTLMGTVGGGEIEARAIKEAQQMLMDAQMQDHTVGYDLSNERAGSIGMICGGMATLLFQRR, from the coding sequence ATGGATAGGCAACACTACTACACACAACTACTCAGCGCATTGAAACATGATATCGTCGAGCGCAGGACTATAGTACAGGGTCCCTATACAGGGGATGAGGCGATTCTACAGAACAATCAGGTCATCGCCAGCCTTGGGAGAGGCGAGCATAACTGGGATGATCCCAGTCTTCTCAGGGAACGTCTTTCCAGCGATGTGCATCTGGTCATCTTTGGCGGTGGTCATATTGCCCTCGATCTCTACCATCTTGCAATAGATCTTGCCTTACGGGTCACGATCGTCGACGACCGCCCAGAATTCTGCAATCAGGAACGATTTCCTCTGGCTACCTGTCACTGTGCCCCGTTTGAAGAGGTTCTCGAAAGGCCTCAATCCTGGATCAGGCCGTACTTCATCATCACCACAAGAGGGCATGCATTTGATAGGCTCTGCCTGGAAAAAACACTGCGCCTACCCCACTCCTACATCGGTATGATCGGTAGCAAGAAGAAGGTTGCAAACACCTTTGATGCTTTACGCAATGCAAACTACAGTGAAGCAGAACTTGCTTCTGTGAAAGCTCCCATCGGGCTTGATATCGGGGCAGTTACTTCCTCGGAGATTGCTCTCTCCATTCTTGCGCAGGTTATCAGCGAATACCGCAAGAAGGAACAAGCGGTCAGGATTGATGAACAGCTGCTTGCCCGCCAGGCAACCGGCGAGCGCCACATTCTCGTCCGTGTAGTGGAAAAACATGGTTCAACCCCATGTGAAGTCGGTTTCCAGCTAGCCCTGTTTGCTGACAGGACCTTGATGGGAACAGTAGGTGGTGGGGAGATTGAGGCAAGGGCAATCAAAGAGGCACAACAAATGCTCATGGATGCCCAGATGCAAGACCATACGGTAGGCTACGATTTGAGCAATGAGCGTGCCGGCAGTATCGGGATGATCTGCGGAGGCATGGCAACACTGCTGTTTCAGCGCAGATGA
- a CDS encoding peptidoglycan bridge formation glycyltransferase FemA/FemB family protein: MNLTVQEKDPAGLYDTPLLHQSYFWSQVKESQGYHTKAFDIKTPLSELYGKPGSSYVLDDILVQLIPVNRHQSIGYVPYGPVLNPDEEKMGPFLEELSMNLREKLPSHCLLLRYDLPWQSIWEEDDDISLSLQNLRLNWGTNNKKLRKAVSNQLPSDTMFVNLLGSEEQILARMHHKTRYNIRLAQRKGVEVRLVGRDHLDTFYSLYEETCERNRITLHDRSYFDALYNAEDEGAEIVLLMAFFDGQPLSAMFLSRSARRATYLYGASSSKMRNSMSTYALQWHAIQLAKRWGCTEYDLFGVSPTGGMDHPMSGLYTFKKGFGGTTFHRMGCWDFAYDEEQASQLFAYEMVGEGYHLR, encoded by the coding sequence ATGAATCTCACGGTGCAGGAAAAAGATCCTGCTGGTCTCTATGATACACCTCTGTTACATCAATCGTATTTCTGGTCTCAAGTAAAGGAGAGCCAAGGATACCACACCAAAGCATTTGACATAAAAACACCGCTTTCTGAACTCTATGGGAAACCAGGCTCATCGTATGTCCTGGATGACATCCTTGTACAGTTGATCCCGGTAAATCGGCACCAAAGTATCGGATATGTCCCCTATGGGCCAGTGCTGAATCCTGATGAGGAGAAGATGGGACCCTTTTTGGAAGAGCTTTCCATGAATCTTCGTGAAAAACTGCCTTCCCATTGTCTCCTGCTTCGCTACGACCTCCCTTGGCAATCGATCTGGGAAGAGGATGATGATATTTCCCTCTCCCTGCAGAATCTTCGGCTCAATTGGGGTACAAACAACAAGAAGCTAAGAAAAGCAGTCTCGAACCAGCTTCCCAGTGATACCATGTTCGTGAATCTGCTGGGGAGTGAAGAGCAGATACTTGCCCGAATGCACCATAAAACCCGTTACAATATCCGTCTTGCACAACGAAAAGGAGTAGAGGTCCGCCTGGTCGGGAGAGACCACCTGGATACCTTCTACTCTCTGTATGAGGAGACCTGTGAGAGAAACCGGATAACGTTGCACGACCGCTCGTATTTTGATGCATTGTACAACGCTGAAGATGAAGGAGCTGAGATTGTACTCCTGATGGCTTTCTTTGATGGTCAGCCATTGAGTGCAATGTTCCTCAGCCGTTCAGCGCGCCGTGCAACCTATCTCTATGGTGCCTCTTCCTCCAAGATGAGGAACTCCATGAGTACCTATGCCTTGCAGTGGCATGCGATTCAGTTGGCGAAGAGATGGGGATGCACAGAGTACGACCTCTTCGGTGTATCCCCAACGGGAGGAATGGACCACCCGATGAGTGGCCTCTATACCTTCAAGAAAGGGTTTGGTGGCACCACTTTCCATAGGATGGGGTGCTGGGACTTTGCATATGATGAGGAACAAGCCTCGCAGTTATTTGCCTATGAGATGGTAGGGGAAGGGTATCATCTGCGCTGA